The genomic window TGGGATTCATATCGTCGTTTAATTATGATGTATGCAGACGTTGTTATGGATAAAGCTGAAGGCTTGGATAAGAATATACGCAAGCAGTTAGACGACATGCTTGATGCATACAAAAAAACAAAAAAAGTAAAAGAAGATACTCAACTTTCTGCTGATGATTTAAAAGTTTTAGCAGAGGAGTTTAAGAAAAAAGTTAAAAAAGAATTAGGTACTGCTTTCCCCGACGATGCAAAAGAACAATTGTTCGGTGGAATTAAAGCTGTTTTCAAAAGCTGGAATGGTAAAAAAGCTGTTTCTTATCGCCGTATCGAAGGTATTCCAGATGATTGGGGTACTGCTGTAAATGTTCAGGCAATGGTGTTTGGAAATATGGGCGACTCATCAGCTACTGGTGTTGCATTTACACGTAACCCTGCAACCGGCGAGAATTTATTCTATGGCGAATGGTTAGTTAATGCTCAGGGCGAAGATGTTGTTGCTGGTATCCGTACTCCAAGTCCTTTAAATGATGACACAAAGAATGAGCAAAACAAGCACTTGCACAGTATGCAGGAGGCTATGCCAAAAACCTATAAAGAACTATGTAAAATCCGTGAGATTCTTGAAAAGAACTTTACAGATATGTTAGATATCGAGTTCACAATTCAGGAAGGAAAATTATACATGCTTCAGTGTCGTGCCGGTAAACGTACTGGAACAGCAGCTTTGAACATGGCTATGGACATGCTTAAAGAAAAACTGATAACTGAAAAAGTTGCAGTTATGCGCGTTGAACCTGCGCAATTAGATGAATTGCTTCACCCAATTTGTGATCCAAAAGAAGAAAAGAAAGTTGAAGTTCTTGTAAAAGGATTACCTGCTGGTCCTGGTGCTGCTGTTGGTCAATTAGTTTTTACTGCAGAAGATGCAGTTGCATGGGAACGTAAAGGTAAAAAAGTAATTCTTCTTCGTGAAGAAACAAATCCTGAAGACGTTGAAGGAATGCGCGCTGCAGTTGGTATTCTTACTGCTCGTGGTGGTATGACTTCACACGCTGCGCTTGTTGCACGTGGATGGGGAAAATGTTGTATCGTTGGAGCAGGAAAACTACATGTTGATGCTGCTTCAAAAACTGCTAAAGTTGAAGGATCTAAAGTTGTATTAAAAGAAGGTGACTTCGTAACATTAAACGGAACAAAAGGTCATGTTTATCAAACAGCCTTAAAATTAATGGATGCAACAGAAAATCCACGATTCAAACAGTTTATGGCTATTGTTGATAAATTCCGTACAATGGGAGTTCGCACAAATGCAGAAACACCAGAGGATGCAAAAATAGCTCGCGATTACGGTGCTGAAGGAATCGGACTTTTCCGTACTGAACATATGTTTTATGGTAAAGGCTCTGAAAAACCTTTGTTGGCACTTCGTAAAATGATTTTAAGTAATACTTTAGCCGAAAGAGTTAAAGCTCTTAATGAATTATATCCTTTTGTTAAGAAAGATATCAAAGCTACATTATTAGCTATGGATAACCTTCCTGTAACATTCCGCTTATTAGATCCACCTTTACACGAATTCGTTCCACAAAGTCCGGATAAACAAGCTGAACTTGCAAAAGAATTAAAAATAAAAGTTGCCGACATTGTAAAACGTGGTGAAGCATTGCACGAAAATAACCCAATGATGGGACATCGTGGTGTTAGATTAAGCATTACTTATCCTGAAGTTTCTGAAATGCAGTTCCGCGCAATTTTCGAATCAACCTTAGAATTATTAAAAGAAGGAAAACATCCAAAACCAGAAATCATGGTTCCTGTTACTTCAGAGGTTGCTGAATTAGATTCTACAAAGAAAATTGCTGATAAAATTTATGATGAAGTTTGTAAAAAATTCAAAGTAAAATCTATTAGTTATTTATATGGTACAATGATAGAAATTCCACGCGCTTGTTTACTTGGCGACAAAATGGCAAAAACTGCTCAGTTCTTCTCATTTGGAACAAACGATTTAACACAGATGACATTTGGTTTTAGCCGTGATGACATTGGTGGTTTCATGAATGATTATTTAGACCAGAAAATCTTAGCTGCTGATCCATTCCAGACTATTGATCAGGATGGCGTTGGACAATTAATTGAAATGGCTGTAACAAAAGGTCGTGCTACCAGAAAAGATTTAAAAGTTGGTATATGTGGCGAACAAGGTGGCGACCCTGCATCAGTTGAATTCTGTTACAAAACCGGATTATCTTATGTAAGTTGTTCTCCATTCAGAGTTCCAATAGCAAGATTAGCTGCTGCTCAGGCTGCTGTTAAATTTGGCGCTAAAACAACAAAGAAATAGGCTTCACTATTATTAATAAATAAAAAAGAGGTTGAATTTTATTCAACCTCTTTTTTATTTATTATTTAATCCAAAATATATATTATTTTCTTTATTTAATAACAACTAATAGAAAATCTAAAAGTAAACAAGACTTCATTCTATACAAAAAAGGTTGAACAATTTGCTCAACCCTTTTTATTTGTTATAATAAAGCATTCTATAATTAACGTACTACATTAACAACACCACTCCTGTCATGTTCAATATGGTCTCCATCATAATACTTTACCAACCATGTATAACTTCCTATAGGAACAATTGCATGACCATTAGCAGTTCCATCCCATCCATATTTTTCTGGTTGAGTAGGATCGTATTTATCTGTTTCATAAATTATCTCTCCCCATCTGTCGAAAATATAAAGATGAAAATCTTCAGGGCTAATTCCATTACCTAATACATAGAAGACATCATTTAACTCATCATAATCAGGAGATATATAAGTTGGAGCATAGAATGTATATTCATCTCTAATATAAATAGAACTAAAAACAGTATCTGTACAACCTAAATCAGTAATTGCAACAAGATATACATGATAAGATCCAAGTGAAGAATACCAATGCCAAGGATTTTCTATGCTGGAAGAATCGCCATCACCAAAAGACCATATGTAACTATCAGCTCCTTCTGAAAGATTAATAAAATGAATTTGTGGTTTAACAATACTTGCATAAATCGGATCTGTAATAAAACTTGCATCAGGATTTGGATAAACATTAATCATATCATCATGTGTATACGTTGTTGAACAACCAGAAGCATTTGTAACAGTCAACGTCACATCAAAAATTCCATCTTGCGAAAACTGATGAACAGGATTAATGTCATATGAAATTGCATTATAACTTAAATCACCAAAATTCCATAAATAAGTCTGACCAGGCAAAGGATTCATAGGAGTAAAACTTACCGTTAATGGCTCACAACCATTAACCGTATCGCTTACAAAACTAGCAAGTGGTGAAGAATTAACTGTAATATAAACTGAATCGTGTGAGATAGAACCACAACCATCTTTAACATACAAATACTGGAATCCGGAAACTGTAGGACTTATACTTATAGGTGGAATAACAATTTGCCCAGAACTTGTAAATATAGTAAATGGAGGAACCCCGCCCTGATTAATACTTACATTTAAAACAGTAGATTCATTAGGACAGATAGAAGTAGGAGAAGCCATAACATCTACCTGCAATGGTGGAGTAACGTTTACTATTACAGAAACTATGTTACTAACACAGCCATTAACATCAACCACATAAGCCTGATATGTTGTTGAAGCTATAGGTTGAACGCCAATTGAAGCAGGACTTATAACATTATTCCAGTAATATGTAAAAGGTGCAGAACCTCCCGAGGCAGTTGCTGTAAGATATGCCCATTCACCATTACAAATATTATGCAAAGGGACAGCAGATAATAATACTCCGTTTGTTTCATTTACAGTCACACTTGAAGTACCTGTACATCCAAAAACATTAGATACAGTTACTGTATAAACTCCTGATGAACCAACAGCAATTGATTGTGTATTATTAGCAGATGACCATGCATAAGTTGAGAAACCTGATCCGGCATCAAGATAAGTTGTATCACCAGAACACATGCTCAAATTACCGGTAATTAAAGGTGTTGGATTTGGATTAACAACTAATGTTGCACTTGCAACTCCTGAACACCCACTTGCATCGCTTACAGTTACGCTATAATTACCTACAGTACTTACCGTAATGGTTGGTGTTAACATACCATTTGACCAAAGATATCCTGCATAACCATTTCCAGCATTTAACACAGTTGAAGAACCACTGCATATTTGAAGACTACCGGTTATTGTTGGATTTAACCCACTACTTAATGTTACAACTACAAGACTAGTTCCTGTGCAACCATTATTATCAGTAACAGTTACACTATAGCTACCTGGTGTATTCACAGAAACTGTTGGAGTAACAGCTGTTGTTGACCAGAAATATGAAGCATAACCAGCCCCTGCATTTAAAGTTGTTGAAAATCCTGCACAAATAGATAAATTTCCAGTAATTGAAGGTGTAGGGTTTGCATTCTGATTGATAACAATTTGTCCAGTACCACTACATCCTGTAGCATTTGTTACAGTAACATAATAAGTATTTACTGCAAATACTGATATAGTCTGAGTTGTAGCTCCTGTTGACCAAAGATAAGTTGAGTATCCACTACCGGCATCAAGAGTTGAGCCATTGCCTGCACAGAAATTATTCCCTGTAACAACAGGTGATAAACTCGAATTTACAGCTACAACAACAGAAGCTATTCCAGTGCATCCACTGGCATTTGCTACGGTCACTGAATATGTACCAGCAGTAGTAACTGTAATTGTTTGCGACAAAGATCCATTTGACCATAAATAACCGGCATAACCAGTTCCTGCATCTAATACTGTAGAACCAGCAGTACAGAAAGAAGTAGCACCGGATATTGTTGGCGTTAATGACGGATTAACAGTAACTGTAACTTGAGTTGAGCCTATACATCCATTAGCATCTGTTACCGATACCGAATAATTTCCTGCTGCTGAAACTGAAATTGTTTGGGTAACATCAGAAGTTGACCAATTATAAAATAAATAACCAGCTCCTGCATCAAGAATACTTGTTGCACCACTGCAGAATGTTAAGTTTCCTGTAATTGTTGGTGTAGGTAAAGCATTTGCAGAAACAGTTAACTGACCGGTTCCTGAACAACCACTTGCGTTAGTAACCGTAACAATATAATTTCCTGAAGTATTAACTGAAATTGTTTGTGTATTTCCACCTGTTGACCATAAATATGTAACATAACCGCTACCTGCATCAAGAGTAGTATTAGAACCAACACAAAAGTTATTGCCGGTAACAGTAGGGCTTAAACTTGTATTAACTGTTACTGAAACTGAGGCTACACCTGTACAACCTGCCCCATCGGTAACTGTTACAGAATATGTATTAGCAGTTGTAACATTAATTGTTTGATTTGTTGCTCCTGTTGACCACAAATAGTTTGTATAACCCGCACCAGCATCTAAAGTAGTTGAACCACCTGTACAAAATGATGTTGCTCCAGTTATTGAAGGCGTTATTCCACCTGTAGCTGTAATTGTCACTGTTACCGAACCTGTACATCCATTATTATCAGTAACCATTAAGGTATAGATATCAGCCGAAAGCCCTGTAAAGCTTTGCGAACCCGCTATGTTATTAAAACTTGCAACCACATTACTTGAACCATCAAATAAAACATAATCATAAGGTGAACCACCTACTGTAGTTGTTACAGAAAAGCTTCCATTTGCATTTCCACAAGTAGCATTAACTATATTTGCAGGTGTTATAACAAGTGTAGGACATGAAGAACACATAGGAAGAGAAGCCAGAGAAGTAATAGTTAAACTAGTACCAACTGCATCTGTCACTCGAATGGGCCAGTTTCCATCAGGAGTTTCTGTTGCACTATTTCCACCAAAAACCCCCCATACAGGTGCTCCAGCTGCAGTAAATATTCCACAATAATTTCCTAACCCTGTAATACAAGGAATTGTCTGACTCTCCCATGTATAAGGAGTAATTCCACTTGAAACAGTAATATTTCCATTTAATTCCTGACAAGCAGTAATAGAAACGCATGGACTAACAACAATTGATATAGAATCTGATCCACATGCAAGACTATAATAAACTGTGTGTACTCCTACCCCAGCAACTGAAGGATTAAATGTACCATTTGCTGCATTTGTGATTCCAATCCCAGACCATACTCCACCGGGAGATGAAGGTGTTAAATTTATTGCCGGATCATTTAAACAAAAAGTATCAGGTATACAAATATTAGCATCGCAACAAACAAGCGCAAATTGTGCACAGGCACTTAAATTTACAGACTGTATTTTACCATTTCTGGTTGCTGCCTGATTATCTGACTGTGCTCCAACTGCAACTACTTCACCATTAGAATTTACGCTAACATCATACACAGTAAAAGGTAATAAAGCTTCAGAAATAAAATTAAGATCTGCATCAAATTTAACAACCCTGTCACCAGATCCAGCATAAACATTTCCACAATCATCAACATCTAAACCACTATTAAGAACAACCTTTCCACCTACAAATGGAACCGTAGTTGAATTTCCTCCATTTAAATTTACCGATGTAACTAATGAACCATTACCCAATAACCTTTTATGTATCTGATTTCCGCTATGAGTATAAAAAAATTGATCGTTAGCAATTAATGCTTTTAAGCCACCTCCATTTTGAGTAGCAGGCAAATAATTTTCACATTTATATCCTAAATGATGCCCATTGTCAAGTTTATATACAGGTCCAGCTTGTGGACATGCACCAAAGTTATCAATAATAGCACCCACATGATGGTGAGTTAAAAATATATATTTTGCATCCTTAGAAGATGAAATTGATCTAACTTCAATAGGAAATCCGCCAGCCATCCCTGAGTTAACATTTACTGGAATAATAACATTACCATTATTAACATCCATTTCATAAATTACTGATTTTGGCGAAAGTACTGAACCTCCAGTTCCGCCAACAATTAACTTTGTTTTATCGCAATTAAAGGTTATACTCCACCACTCAGTTAAACTAAAAAGTGCGAAAGATGCATTATGCCATACCATACCACCAGCATTATTAATTCTTTCAATTTCTGGCGAAGTTCCGGATGTAATATAACTAACTCCAGTATTATCAGTAGCTAAAGTACCTAACCAAACACTTGCAGTATCCCATGGGGTTGTATATGTCCATTGAATAGTACCAGCACTATTATATTTTTTTAATTGCATAGGGGTTTCACCACCAATAACATAAACATTACCTACAGCATCAGTTTCTACTTCCCAAACCGCAGTAGAAGTACTAAAAGCGGGTGACTGAACCCATGGATCAATTACAACTTCTTTGGATTTATTGTATTCTTCCAAATTAAATGATAAAATATTGTTTTCGAATTTGAAACTCGACTTAATTTCTTGCTTTGATTTTTTATAAAATGTAAATGGTTTATGCTCGACAATTTCAGAAAGGGATGTTTTTATTTGAATTTCTCCATTTTCATCTAAATTACATTCGATATTTTCATTAGCAATACTGGTATGACCAGTATAATATTTCATTTTAATCTGTGATACATCTGCTCCGGGATGTAAAATAATTGAATATTTTATTCCTGATTCAGGTTGAATAACATAAACAACATCAACTTTATCGTATAAATTTTTGTATGTGATTTTCTTATATCCATTTATTTGATTCTCATTTCTAACTTCTTTTGTAGTTAAATTTTTAATTGCATATGAGAAATAATCACTTGATAAATTTTCTGCTACAATTTCCGGATTTTGATTTGCACCAATCCAATTAACATGAATTAGTTCACTAATATTAGTTCTTTTAGGATTACTATCATCTATTTCTCCTTTTTTTCGATTTGGATTTCTTATAATCTTATCAAAACGATAAGTAAGCCCCTTTTTGGTGAAAAAAATAAATGCTTTATTATAATCAACACCGTATTCAATTTTAGTATCCTTTTGCCAATTACGACCATCAAACTGACCTTTATTTTGAATAAATGATTTTGGACCTTCATAATCTACCTGCCATGATCCATTTCCAGTCTGAGAAAAAGAGAAACCGCCTGATGATATCAGTAAAAAAATGAAAAATAATCTTTTAAACGAGTTCATAATGTATTTTTTTAAAGACTATTAGATATATCTATTTATCCTTCACATATTAGCAAAATAATATAATTATATTAATTGCTCTCAATATTATATTATTAGTAAATCATTTTATAGAGTGCCAGCCCTCCTATTCTTAAAACTCAGATTACATTTAAATAGCTGCATTTACTTTTCACACTATTTAAAATATTTCAATAACAAATAAAAAAACACTCATATAATAACAACTTACCTAATAACATTTACTACCCCAGATCTGTCATGTTGAATACCATCGCCATCATAGTATTTAACAATCCAGGAATAACTACCAATTGCAGCTATACTTCCATTTTTTAATCTTCCATCCCATCCAAATTTAGACGGTTGATTATTTTCATATTTATCTGTCTCGAAAATAACTCCTCCCCATCTGTCCAAAACATATAAGTGAAAATCCTTTGCACTAATTGCATTACCGAGAACATAAAACACATCATTATTACCATCAGAATCGGGAGAAATAGCATTTGGTGCATAAAATGTATATTCATCACGAATAACAACAGAACCAAAAACTGTATCTTTACACCCTTTATCTGAAGTTGCAATTAGACTGATATTATATTCCCCTACACTTGAATACAAATGCATAGGATTCAAATTACTTGAAGAATCGCCATCTCCAAATGACCAAAGATATGAGTATGCAAATTCAGATAAATTTAAAAAAAACACCTGTGGTTTAACAATACTTACAACTAATGGATTAGAAATAAAACGAGCATCAGGTGCATTAAAAACATTAATCATATTATCAAAATGCATAGTGCTATCACAGCCAAAGGAAGAAGTTACAGTTAATGAGACATCATAAATTCCATCATTTGTAAAATCATGTATTGGGTTAATACTATTTGATACGGAGCTATTTATTATATCTCCAAAATTCCAGCTATAAAGTTGTCCTGAAATAACACTTATAGGATTAAAAGTAACTGACAATGGTTCACATCCTTCATTCTTATCACTTAAAAAAGCAGGATTAGGATTTTGATAAACATTTATAAAAACTGAATCTTGTGCAACAGATCCACAACCATCCTGAACAAATAAAGTTTGAAATCCAGAACCTAAAGGTGTAATAGTTATCGGAGGTGTAACAATATTTCCTGATGAATTATAAATCATATATGGTGGACCTCCACCGTTAGTCATATTTACAGATAGTTGTACAGATTCATTAGGACAAATGTTATATTTATTTGCAACAACATTTAAAATAACACCGGAACTAACTTTAACACGAACAGAATCGATAATAGAGGGACAGCCATTACTTCCTGAGACTGTTACAATATAAGTATAATCGGATGTAGGACTTATTGTAAAACCAGAAGTATTATTTCCACTATTCCACTGATAATAATAAGGCGGAGTATCACCAGTTGGATAAGCATTAATAGTAGCACTAGCCCCAACACAAATCTGCAAATCATTTGACATAGACAAACCAATTTGAGAAGGTTGTGTTATAACATATGACTGAACAGTGACACCGGCAGAATCGTCGGTAACAGTTACAGTATAATTTCCGGGAACCAGATAATAAATATCCTGTGTAGTAGCACCGTTTGACCACTGATAATGATATGTGCCACTACTTGTAGTTCCACCTGATACAGTAAGATCAATAGATCCAACATTATCCCCGAAACAAGGAGAATTTGTTGGAACTCCAGATACAATTATTGGTGGAACTGTAGTTTTGAAATGTGCTATAACTGTCTGACTTCCGGTAAAAGTAGTATTTACTGAGTCTGTTGTTACATTTGGAATTACTGCATCAACAAGTTCCCAAAAATCAAAAGTATATCCCGGCGCAGTAGCAACAGCATTTAAAATTGTTTCAATATTACCATAATAAACAGCATTCCACGGATACGTTGGAACCCAAATAGAATTAACTTTAATTTTTCCTGTATTTGGTGGATCCACTTGAAAATTTATATTATATGGTCCGGTAAGAGTATAACAATCTATCATTCCCTGAGACATAGCAGCACATCTGTCATCAATGAAATTTTTAAGAGTCAGAACATTTGCCTGCCATGCAGCAACAGTTCCTCCCCAACGCGCAATTTGTGCTGGCATTTCAGGTGCAGAAAGTGCAATCAGGCTATCTAAAACAAATTGCATATTAGCACATGAAAAAACAGTATTGGACAAATCTGCATATCTTGAAACATAATACTGTCTGAAAGTTGCATTGTTTATAAGAGCATTAAGAATTGGCACATGTCCCTGCCCACCCATATCACCTATTTGTTCAGGATTGCAAGGATCAGCCTGGGCTGACTGATCAGGTATTCCTGTATAATTAATATAATGTCCAAATGTAGCATCCTCATCCCATAAACAATAGCGCCATTTTTTCTTATTGGCATTAGGATTTATTCCACGCCACCATTCTGTATTCCAATTAAGCCAGTCGGAACATACTACATAAGAATTTAAAATAAAATAATCAACAAGGCTTTTAGTATTATATAAACTGTCAACATAATTATAATTGGATTGAACAGCCATATTATTTGAAAGAATATAATTCATCAAATTATCCCAATCAGTTTGCGCTTGCACCCCACCATACTCACTCCATGTACCACCCCATGTTTTTAACATTTGAACACCTTTTTCATCAGAGTTATAATAATAATCAGTAAAATCAGCGTCATCAACCTTTTCTCGCATATCATATAACCCCCAATATTGTCCATTAACATATAACACACAAGGCTCGTAAGTTCTTGCATCTAAATACAAATCACCTCTTTGCGTAATAGTACTTACATAGGGATCTCGAATATGTGCACCACCATTTTCGAAAGGATAATTATCATTTGCAAGTGCCTTAATAATTATTCGTTGAAATTCATTTCTGTTTTTATAGTTAAACAGCTTCCATCTTAAAGCATAATCGTACCCATACTGGTCTTTTGTTACGAAATCAATTCCGCGCTGGTTATATGCCCAAGAATCGTTACCATGTTTATTTGCAATTCCGGTAGCCTCTACTCTAAACTGATTGTTTTTATCAAAATACTCAATTGCTGCATCAGGCTGAGAAGTAGTTCCGCCAAACAAAGTATTAACATTATCACCATAAACAGACAATACTGCTAAATTATGGCTTGCATTAACAAAGTATGTATTACTTTGAATAAAGCTTGGTGGAACTCCAGGCAAGCTACTAAAAGCTTTTGTTCTAACAACTGTTGTTGATGTAATATTTAAAGCACCACTATATATTGTAGAAGTTGCAGTTGGCTCAGTTCCATCAAGTGTATATCTAATTGTTGAACCAGCAGTTGCACATGTTATTGTTAAAGATACTGGAGCTGTATTAAAACCAGCCTGCTGGCTAAAAACAGGAGTTGAAACATATTCCTGTACAGACCCTGAATTAGCTGATCCAAATGTTGGGGTTAAAAACAAAGACCATGTAGTAGAGCCATCAGACTGTCTACCCCTTGAATGATTTTTCTGTGTAGGCAAAAGTACAATATTCTCAAGTATAGTTGCTGACGCATTAGAAAACACAATACTTTCAGGTTTTGTTTGAGTTAATTTAAAATTTGTATGAATACTGGCACCAACAACAATATCATTTCCAGAACAAAATACAACCAACCTTCCATTTGCAGCTATAGAAACACCAGACGGAAACTGCCATTTTGTTGGATTTGTAGCTTTATCGCTTAAATAGTAGCCTGCAAGATTAACTGCAGTTGCGCTTGAATTATATAATTCTATCCAATCCTCATAGTTTCCATAATTATCTGGAAAACCGGAAACATTAGAACATGAATACTCATTTATAACAACTTGCGAATTACACAATATTGTTATAGAAAAGAAAAATAACAATAATATTTTCTTATAAAAGCAAAACATTAATCCCAAAACTTTTAAAAACAATTAATACTACTAAGAAAGGCTAGTTAAAACTAGCCTTTCTTAATTTTATCTTATAACATTTACTACTCCACTCCTATCATGTTCAATTCGATCGCCATCATAGTATTTTACTAACCATGTATAGCTACCAACAGGAACAATTGCACCACCATTAGCACTTCCATCCCATCCATATTTTGCAGGCTGTTCTGGGTCATACATATCTGTTTCATAAATTACAGAACCCCACCTGTCAAAAATATAAAGATGAAAATCCTTTGTACTGATTCCATTTCCCAATACATAAAAGACATCATTAATCTCATCAAAATCTGGAGATATTGCTGAAGGCGCATAGAAAGTATATTCATCACGAATGAGAATAACACTACTCACAGTATCTGAACATCCTTTATCTGTAGTTGCAACAAGGTGCACTAAATAATTTCCTAAATCTGGATACCAGTGCATTGGATTTTCTATACTAGAAGAATCACCATCTCCAAAAGACCATATATATGTACTTGCAAATTCAGATAAGTTTGTAAAGAATATTTGTGGTTTAATTATACTAGCAACAGCTGGGGTTGCAACAAAACGTGCATCTGGTGCAGGCCATACACTTATCATTTGTTCGTTAATTAATGTAGTACTACAACCCTGGGGAGAAGTTACTGTTAAAGAAACATCAAATGTACCATCTTGTGTAAATTCGTGAACTGGATTCATATCATATGAAATTGCATTATAGCTTGCATCACCGAAATTCCATAAATAAACCTGACCCGGTTGAACTGATCCAGGCACAAAAGCAACGGTTAAAGGCTCACAACCGGACACAGTATCACTAACAAAACTCACAATAGGACTTGGGTTAACTGTAATAAAAACTGAATCATGTGCTATAGAACCACAACCATCTTTTACATACAAATATTGCAAACCTGATGTAGCAGGTGATATCATAACCGGAGGAATAAGAATATCTCCCTGAGTATTATACACCATATATGGAGGACCACCACCATTAGTCATACTTACACTTAGTTGAGCCGTATCGCCAGGACAAATTGAAGTTGGAGATGCAATTACATCTACAACAAGAGGCAAAGAAACTAGTACACTAACAATAACAGAATTACTTGTACATCCTCTGGCATCTGTAACAGAAACAGTGTAATTTGTTGTAGTTACCGGATTAACTCCTATTGAAGGTGGAGATGCAATACCATTCCAATAATAAATATATGCAGGAGTTCCACCACTTGCATTTGCAGATAAATATGCCCATTCACCAGGACAAATTGAGTGAGTTGTTATAGCAGAAACTACAAGCTGAGCGGGTTGAGTTATAGTTGATGCGCTTACAGTAGAGCAGCCATGTAAGTCGGTAACTGTTACATTATATAATCCTGCAGATAAATTGCCAAAATTTCCAATAGTGTCTGTTTGTGAGCCTATAGAATAAGTATAATAACCTATACCACCAATAATATTAATATCAATACTTCCATCATTCATTCCATAACAAGAAGCATTAATTTTCGAAATTCCTGTTATTGTTAACTGACTTGGTTGAGAAATAAAAGCTGCTGTGGAAGCAGTACAATAATTAGCATCCGTTACAGTAACGAAATGAGTTCCTGCGCATAAAGTATTATTAACTTGGGCATTTTGTGTACCTGCAGCCCAATTGTATGTATATGGAGGCGTACCACCTGATCCTGTTATAGTAGCAGAACCATCACAACTTCCATAACAGTTTGTTGCAATAAAATTATTTGCAGTTGCAATCAATTGTGCAGGCTGAACAATAGTTGTAGTAGTTGTTGTTGAACAACCATTGGCATCTGAAGCTGTTACTGTATAATTACCGGGGCAAAGATTATTA from Bacteroidia bacterium includes these protein-coding regions:
- a CDS encoding gliding motility-associated C-terminal domain-containing protein, translating into MNSFKRLFFIFLLISSGGFSFSQTGNGSWQVDYEGPKSFIQNKGQFDGRNWQKDTKIEYGVDYNKAFIFFTKKGLTYRFDKIIRNPNRKKGEIDDSNPKRTNISELIHVNWIGANQNPEIVAENLSSDYFSYAIKNLTTKEVRNENQINGYKKITYKNLYDKVDVVYVIQPESGIKYSIILHPGADVSQIKMKYYTGHTSIANENIECNLDENGEIQIKTSLSEIVEHKPFTFYKKSKQEIKSSFKFENNILSFNLEEYNKSKEVVIDPWVQSPAFSTSTAVWEVETDAVGNVYVIGGETPMQLKKYNSAGTIQWTYTTPWDTASVWLGTLATDNTGVSYITSGTSPEIERINNAGGMVWHNASFALFSLTEWWSITFNCDKTKLIVGGTGGSVLSPKSVIYEMDVNNGNVIIPVNVNSGMAGGFPIEVRSISSSKDAKYIFLTHHHVGAIIDNFGACPQAGPVYKLDNGHHLGYKCENYLPATQNGGGLKALIANDQFFYTHSGNQIHKRLLGNGSLVTSVNLNGGNSTTVPFVGGKVVLNSGLDVDDCGNVYAGSGDRVVKFDADLNFISEALLPFTVYDVSVNSNGEVVAVGAQSDNQAATRNGKIQSVNLSACAQFALVCCDANICIPDTFCLNDPAINLTPSSPGGVWSGIGITNAANGTFNPSVAGVGVHTVYYSLACGSDSISIVVSPCVSITACQELNGNITVSSGITPYTWESQTIPCITGLGNYCGIFTAAGAPVWGVFGGNSATETPDGNWPIRVTDAVGTSLTITSLASLPMCSSCPTLVITPANIVNATCGNANGSFSVTTTVGGSPYDYVLFDGSSNVVASFNNIAGSQSFTGLSADIYTLMVTDNNGCTGSVTVTITATGGITPSITGATSFCTGGSTTLDAGAGYTNYLWSTGATNQTINVTTANTYSVTVTDGAGCTGVASVSVTVNTSLSPTVTGNNFCVGSNTTLDAGSGYVTYLWSTGGNTQTISVNTSGNYIVTVTNASGCSGTGQLTVSANALPTPTITGNLTFCSGATSILDAGAGYLFYNWSTSDVTQTISVSAAGNYSVSVTDANGCIGSTQVTVTVNPSLTPTISGATSFCTAGSTVLDAGTGYAGYLWSNGSLSQTITVTTAGTYSVTVANASGCTGIASVVVAVNSSLSPVVTGNNFCAGNGSTLDAGSGYSTYLWSTGATTQTISVFAVNTYYVTVTNATGCSGTGQIVINQNANPTPSITGNLSICAGFSTTLNAGAGYASYFWSTTAVTPTVSVNTPGSYSVTVTDNNGCTGTSLVVVTLSSGLNPTITGSLQICSGSSTVLNAGNGYAGYLWSNGMLTPTITVSTVGNYSVTVSDASGCSGVASATLVVNPNPTPLITGNLSMCSGDTTYLDAGSGFSTYAWSSANNTQSIAVGSSGVYTVTVSNVFGCTGTSSVTVNETNGVLLSAVPLHNICNGEWAYLTATASGGSAPFTYYWNNVISPASIGVQPIASTTYQAYVVDVNGCVSNIVSVIVNVTPPLQVDVMASPTSICPNESTVLNVSINQGGVPPFTIFTSSGQIVIPPISISPTVSGFQYLYVKDGCGSISHDSVYITVNSSPLASFVSDTVNGCEPLTVSFTPMNPLPGQTYLWNFGDLSYNAISYDINPVHQFSQDGIFDVTLTVTNASGCSTTYTHDDMINVYPNPDASFITDPIYASIVKPQIHFINLSEGADSYIWSFGDGDSSSIENPWHWYSSLGSYHVYLVAITDLGCTDTVFSSIYIRDEYTFYAPTYISPDYDELNDVFYVLGNGISPEDFHLYIFDRWGEIIYETDKYDPTQPEKYGWDGTANGHAIVPIGSYTWLVKYYDGDHIEHDRSGVVNVVR